A region from the Deltaproteobacteria bacterium genome encodes:
- a CDS encoding M48 family metalloprotease produces MIYEYFIIFITVLIVYTTFEPPAVDPVQTGMRWVASLLVFTVYGVLVGVVFKRLAGLAAGNSVALGLIQKRYRRCLTWFSILAMACFTFHVYVLNVKADFQALPWSRSFPTLSSFLALCVFFAYLIVMWWSAYPLARRLFGLEWTRSSFVLARLRLYGSILAPWFILSCTTDVMELTAFNPLARLGAFTQEIVFFGTFVGLFAVFGPVLIRYFWGLAPLPPGPVRNHIEGECIRNHFRYRDIMLWPLFERELLTAGVMGIISRFRYIMISPSLLNLLNSEELTGVLAHEIGHIKRKHMLYYMFLIMGYVVLVYPLFTIFALLAPYSDTLISLVTSSSPSETTRLSLLLTIPMLGGFVLYFRFVFGYFMRNFERQADLFSLQQTGNAEALTRSLEKIAYFSGTPPGTPSWHHFSVRERIETLNRATFEPRLIPAHDSKIKRSIWLYVSVVLVVGVGAYVLEQSPVRAALERVSVEKALTRYIEHHPDDANALSMLGSLYFEQKRFGDAEHSYQAALDINPVDPETLNNLAWLYATSEDPAFSKPKEALDLAEKAARLKPAPHILDTLAESYYRNGRFDEAVLQAEDILRLPLEDRSYFEEQLAKFRRALEEAKENGSNTPMEWHRTRSGAGIPRRAECAGGSPHP; encoded by the coding sequence ATGATATACGAATACTTCATTATTTTCATTACCGTATTGATCGTCTACACCACCTTCGAGCCCCCGGCGGTGGATCCGGTTCAAACCGGGATGCGCTGGGTGGCCTCTCTGCTGGTCTTCACGGTTTACGGAGTGCTGGTGGGCGTGGTGTTCAAACGTCTCGCCGGATTGGCCGCCGGGAACAGTGTCGCTTTGGGCCTGATACAGAAACGGTACCGGCGCTGCCTGACCTGGTTTTCCATTCTCGCGATGGCTTGCTTCACTTTTCACGTCTACGTTCTGAACGTCAAGGCGGATTTTCAAGCGCTACCGTGGAGCAGGTCGTTCCCGACATTGTCTTCCTTCCTTGCTCTCTGCGTATTCTTCGCTTATCTGATCGTGATGTGGTGGTCCGCCTATCCACTGGCGCGCAGGCTTTTCGGACTGGAGTGGACCCGCAGCAGCTTTGTGCTCGCCCGTCTCAGGCTTTACGGTTCCATATTGGCGCCGTGGTTCATCCTGTCATGTACGACGGATGTTATGGAGCTTACCGCCTTCAACCCCCTGGCAAGACTGGGCGCATTCACCCAGGAAATCGTCTTTTTTGGGACCTTCGTGGGATTGTTCGCCGTATTCGGCCCGGTGCTGATTCGTTATTTCTGGGGACTCGCCCCGCTTCCTCCCGGTCCCGTTCGAAACCACATTGAGGGCGAATGCATCAGAAATCACTTCCGCTACCGCGATATCATGCTATGGCCTTTGTTCGAACGGGAGTTGCTGACGGCGGGCGTCATGGGCATCATTTCCAGATTCAGATACATCATGATCAGTCCATCTCTGCTGAACCTATTGAATTCGGAAGAACTCACCGGTGTGTTGGCTCACGAGATCGGGCATATCAAGAGAAAACACATGCTTTATTATATGTTTCTTATCATGGGATATGTGGTGCTTGTGTATCCGTTGTTTACGATCTTTGCGCTATTGGCGCCTTATAGCGACACGCTGATCTCCCTGGTTACTTCTTCTTCGCCGTCCGAGACCACCCGATTGTCCCTTCTTCTCACGATACCGATGCTGGGCGGATTCGTGCTGTATTTTCGTTTTGTATTCGGGTACTTCATGCGAAACTTCGAACGACAGGCGGACCTGTTCAGTCTTCAACAGACCGGAAACGCTGAAGCCTTGACGCGTTCATTGGAAAAAATCGCGTATTTCAGCGGTACTCCTCCCGGCACGCCTTCATGGCATCATTTCAGTGTGCGGGAACGGATCGAAACGCTCAATCGGGCGACTTTCGAACCCCGTCTCATTCCTGCCCACGATTCCAAGATAAAACGATCCATATGGTTGTATGTGTCGGTTGTGCTAGTGGTGGGTGTGGGGGCGTACGTTCTGGAGCAATCCCCGGTACGGGCCGCGCTGGAACGCGTCAGCGTTGAAAAAGCGTTGACTCGCTATATCGAACACCATCCCGATGATGCGAACGCCCTATCCATGCTAGGCAGTCTCTACTTCGAACAAAAGCGTTTCGGAGACGCTGAACATTCATATCAGGCGGCCCTGGACATCAACCCCGTGGACCCGGAGACGTTGAACAACCTGGCATGGCTTTACGCCACTTCCGAAGATCCCGCTTTCAGCAAGCCGAAGGAGGCGCTCGATCTGGCTGAGAAGGCCGCACGTTTGAAGCCGGCTCCGCACATATTGGATACTCTGGCCGAAAGCTATTACCGGAATGGACGTTTCGACGAGGCTGTGTTGCAGGCGGAGGATATCCTACGCCTGCCTTTGGAGGATCGCAGCTACTTCGAAGAACAGCTGGCCAAATTCCGCCGGGCCCTCGAGGAAGCGAAAGAAAACGGTTCGAACACCCCAATGGAATGGCATCGGACTAGGAGCGGTGCAGGAATCCCTCGGCGAGCCGAATGTGCCGGGGGTTCGCCCCACCCCTGA
- a CDS encoding protein BatD, with protein sequence MAPGKKVIISFFSFVLFCSWIAVARAEIGVEIELDRTNASISDPVTLRVSVFGAQGASTPRIQGTEAFRMTRGGTSTRMEIVNGVMSAGVDYTYQLQPLKKGSYVIGPATVEAGGRTYSSNQVTLRVSEEPAQEASPSNPVFLKASLPKKDVYQEEAAVLTLKLFYNVQISNLSLDKLEAPGIEFAQIGKGAEYQSIISGRPFQVVEVRYLLSATKPGIYAIPPAIMQMSVYQERRRSGLFGDFFLGLTPSRPLTVSSNGLELTVRELPSEGRPADFSGLVGSFRFETSLDPTEVTAGDSATFTAVLSGTGNVRRIPELRLQEPEGVKTYADQPSLDIRPENDGYFGRKTMKWALVPKNAGTHTIPPISVSYFDPADGTYKRLSGNPLVLRAKPGNAAAQPEGWLSPAASEREAGSQKKEVELLGEDILPIHRSVAGLNPPGMNPILLWTVFLFPPLVFAGAVASRTLLRRNRSKAHVLLARKAAGGFIGHCNSEGCDAASLLNAWRRFLSERLTLPGGYFGPAECEALLIREGLDEKVAEHVRNLMEQLEHTVFSPGSREARSRLKQEWIHAVKKVDKGLK encoded by the coding sequence ATGGCGCCCGGGAAAAAAGTCATCATATCGTTCTTCTCTTTCGTGCTGTTCTGCTCCTGGATCGCCGTTGCGCGGGCCGAAATCGGAGTCGAGATCGAACTGGATCGAACGAACGCTTCAATTTCGGATCCGGTGACGCTTCGGGTGAGCGTGTTCGGTGCACAAGGCGCGTCAACTCCCCGAATACAGGGTACGGAGGCCTTTAGGATGACTCGGGGCGGAACTTCGACGCGAATGGAAATCGTGAACGGAGTGATGAGCGCGGGTGTGGACTACACCTATCAACTGCAGCCGCTGAAAAAAGGATCCTATGTCATCGGTCCGGCCACGGTCGAAGCGGGTGGGCGGACTTATTCCAGCAATCAAGTAACCCTGCGCGTGTCGGAGGAGCCGGCTCAAGAGGCCTCACCCTCGAACCCCGTATTTCTGAAAGCGTCCTTGCCCAAGAAAGACGTCTACCAGGAAGAGGCCGCCGTGCTCACGCTCAAACTCTTCTACAATGTTCAAATTTCCAATCTCAGCCTCGATAAACTGGAGGCGCCCGGAATCGAATTCGCTCAGATCGGAAAAGGCGCCGAGTATCAATCCATCATCTCGGGTCGGCCTTTCCAGGTGGTCGAAGTCCGCTACCTCTTGTCTGCGACCAAGCCGGGAATATACGCCATTCCGCCGGCCATCATGCAAATGAGCGTTTACCAGGAGAGACGCCGTTCCGGATTGTTTGGCGATTTCTTTTTAGGTTTAACGCCTTCCAGACCTCTGACCGTGTCTTCCAACGGATTGGAATTGACCGTCCGAGAGCTTCCCTCGGAAGGAAGACCGGCGGATTTCAGCGGATTGGTGGGCTCGTTCAGGTTCGAAACAAGTCTGGATCCGACGGAAGTAACAGCCGGAGATTCGGCTACCTTTACGGCCGTGCTTTCCGGAACAGGCAACGTGCGACGCATCCCCGAGTTGCGACTTCAGGAACCGGAGGGCGTCAAGACCTATGCGGATCAGCCCAGCCTTGATATAAGGCCGGAAAACGACGGGTACTTCGGTAGGAAGACCATGAAGTGGGCGCTGGTGCCCAAGAACGCGGGGACACACACGATTCCTCCCATATCCGTGAGCTACTTCGATCCGGCCGACGGAACCTACAAGCGCCTGTCTGGAAATCCGTTGGTGCTGAGGGCGAAACCGGGAAACGCCGCCGCGCAACCGGAAGGATGGCTGTCACCGGCGGCATCGGAAAGGGAAGCGGGGTCACAAAAGAAGGAGGTCGAACTTCTCGGCGAGGACATCCTCCCCATCCATCGGTCCGTGGCAGGATTGAATCCGCCGGGCATGAATCCGATTCTGCTTTGGACGGTGTTCCTGTTCCCCCCTCTTGTATTCGCCGGCGCCGTAGCTTCTCGCACGCTACTGCGAAGAAATCGAAGTAAAGCGCACGTGCTTCTCGCCCGAAAAGCGGCGGGCGGATTCATCGGTCACTGCAATAGCGAGGGGTGCGACGCCGCATCCTTACTGAACGCATGGAGGCGTTTTCTTTCCGAACGACTGACCCTTCCGGGAGGATATTTCGGCCCGGCGGAATGCGAAGCGCTGCTCATCCGGGAAGGTCTGGATGAAAAAGTGGCCGAGCACGTTCGGAATCTGATGGAGCAGTTGGAACACACCGTTTTCTCGCCGGGGAGTCGAGAAGCCCGGTCACGTCTGAAGCAGGAATGGATTCATGCGGTCAAGAAAGTGGACAAGGGGCTGAAATGA
- a CDS encoding tetratricopeptide repeat protein gives MILRCVNIHRWAWVVPAAFLVLLSSITAARADETGEDLYRQARYAEAEKQFLKQDMDHPLDARFRYNRGCAAYGSEDYQAASAAFQSVLARSEDPDMKRRSIYNLGNAAFKSGQFDKAAAAYKSALALNPDDPDARHNLELALRRIREAQQQREQQNYSGQQDDSGQQDSQDTSEASKPEDSQQENQGGDTERKPDQQKDANSKESGEQEADSKSQKENKPSQKAETAENKSPSQQEEADRTDEAASERAQEKQKEPKAGVPMDANMAEALLDNVEENRKPYYLFQAQGAATRSGKDW, from the coding sequence ATGATACTTCGGTGCGTCAACATTCACAGGTGGGCATGGGTCGTGCCGGCGGCATTCTTGGTTTTGTTGAGTTCCATCACGGCCGCGCGTGCGGATGAAACCGGGGAAGATTTGTACCGGCAGGCGCGATACGCCGAAGCGGAAAAGCAATTCTTGAAGCAGGATATGGACCATCCCCTCGATGCCCGCTTTCGGTATAACCGTGGATGTGCGGCATACGGCAGCGAAGATTACCAGGCCGCATCCGCGGCTTTTCAAAGCGTTCTGGCCCGGTCGGAAGATCCTGACATGAAACGTCGAAGCATCTACAATCTCGGAAACGCGGCCTTCAAGTCCGGGCAGTTCGACAAGGCCGCCGCTGCGTACAAAAGCGCCCTGGCTCTCAATCCTGACGATCCGGACGCCAGACACAATCTGGAACTGGCCTTGCGCAGGATCCGGGAGGCGCAACAGCAGCGGGAGCAGCAGAACTATTCCGGACAGCAAGACGATTCCGGGCAACAGGATTCCCAAGACACGTCCGAAGCCTCGAAACCCGAGGACAGCCAACAGGAGAATCAGGGCGGAGATACGGAACGGAAACCCGACCAACAAAAGGACGCGAACTCGAAGGAGTCCGGGGAACAAGAGGCCGACAGCAAATCACAGAAGGAAAACAAGCCTTCGCAAAAGGCGGAAACGGCCGAAAACAAAAGCCCCTCACAGCAGGAAGAAGCCGACCGGACAGATGAGGCCGCGTCGGAAAGGGCTCAGGAAAAGCAGAAGGAACCAAAGGCGGGGGTTCCAATGGATGCCAACATGGCCGAGGCTCTTTTGGACAATGTCGAGGAAAATCGAAAACCGTATTATCTGTTTCAGGCTCAAGGAGCGGCCACCCGTTCCGGAAAAGACTGGTAG
- a CDS encoding tetratricopeptide repeat protein, protein MKRNALVMVVMMLLLVGAALVSAEPVHDREALFFRANEAYGAGRFQEAARAYEQLIGSGPAGGDVYYNLGNCYVKLHRLGMALLNYERARILIPRDADLAYNSSYAIKQTLDRITPERHSLDNAFFWTDSLTRPEAGMVFAVINILLWTLLLVRLWRRSEWSFYALLVCTAVWFVSGSALGWKWYGLAHDSKAVVIVDEAQVLAGPDSQDTLLFKLHDGAMAIRERREPGWELIRVSKDKRGWIRQDQLRAVRRTGESSEDGWKSLAGTER, encoded by the coding sequence ATGAAACGGAACGCGCTCGTCATGGTCGTGATGATGCTTCTCCTCGTGGGTGCGGCCCTGGTTTCAGCGGAGCCGGTTCATGACCGAGAAGCCCTTTTTTTCAGAGCCAATGAGGCTTACGGGGCGGGACGTTTTCAGGAAGCGGCCCGGGCCTACGAGCAACTGATCGGTTCCGGCCCCGCAGGGGGGGACGTTTATTACAACTTGGGGAATTGCTACGTCAAGCTGCATCGCCTTGGAATGGCTTTGCTCAACTACGAACGCGCCCGGATCTTGATCCCCCGAGACGCGGATCTGGCTTACAATTCGAGCTACGCCATCAAACAGACTCTGGACAGGATTACGCCCGAACGGCATTCTCTAGACAATGCGTTCTTTTGGACCGATTCCCTGACACGGCCGGAAGCCGGAATGGTTTTCGCCGTGATCAACATCCTGCTCTGGACTCTGCTCCTGGTGCGCCTTTGGCGGCGCTCCGAATGGTCGTTCTATGCGCTGCTTGTCTGTACGGCCGTCTGGTTTGTGTCCGGGTCGGCGCTGGGGTGGAAATGGTATGGCCTGGCCCACGATTCCAAGGCCGTCGTGATTGTAGATGAAGCTCAGGTGCTGGCCGGTCCGGACTCGCAGGATACGCTGCTGTTCAAGCTTCATGACGGCGCTATGGCGATTCGGGAGCGCCGGGAGCCGGGGTGGGAGCTCATTCGGGTATCCAAAGACAAACGGGGCTGGATCCGGCAGGATCAGTTGAGAGCGGTAAGGCGGACCGGCGAATCGTCGGAGGACGGATGGAAAAGCCTCGCCGGAACCGAACGTTAG
- the nth gene encoding endonuclease III, with translation MDLKQKASWIEKKLDRMLPDASCALNYGNPWELLVATILSAQCTDERVNQVTPDLFKKYPDVRDMARAVPDELEEAVRPTGFFRNKAKSLKGCAEALVERFGGEVPPSQEELVKLPGIGRKTANLILGETYGIPGIVVDTHVSRVAQRLGLTGNKDAVKIEFDLMELFPKESWNRLSHRMIWHGRLTCTARKPKCPECELKTHCDYYQESRNKT, from the coding sequence ATGGATCTCAAACAGAAAGCATCATGGATCGAAAAAAAGCTGGATCGGATGCTGCCTGACGCGTCTTGCGCGTTGAATTACGGGAATCCGTGGGAGCTGCTGGTTGCGACGATTCTGTCGGCGCAGTGTACCGATGAACGGGTGAATCAGGTAACGCCGGACCTGTTCAAGAAGTATCCCGATGTCAGGGACATGGCTCGGGCCGTTCCGGATGAATTGGAGGAAGCCGTCCGTCCCACCGGATTTTTCCGGAACAAAGCCAAGAGCTTGAAAGGATGCGCCGAGGCCCTGGTGGAGCGTTTCGGGGGTGAGGTGCCGCCGAGTCAGGAAGAACTGGTAAAGCTTCCCGGTATCGGGAGAAAGACGGCCAACCTGATCCTGGGAGAGACTTACGGAATCCCGGGAATCGTTGTGGATACGCACGTATCGCGGGTGGCCCAACGTCTGGGACTCACCGGGAACAAAGACGCAGTCAAAATCGAATTCGACCTCATGGAACTTTTTCCCAAGGAGTCCTGGAACCGACTCAGCCACCGGATGATCTGGCACGGGCGTCTCACTTGCACGGCGCGGAAACCCAAATGTCCCGAGTGTGAACTCAAAACCCACTGCGACTATTATCAGGAATCGAGGAACAAGACATGA
- a CDS encoding SHOCT domain-containing protein, producing MMPWNMGWFGSILMFALWIGLFAVVFFLVKKWIQTSQKGSPDLPHRPSAMDILKERYARGEIDKEEFEEKKRVLEDNR from the coding sequence ATGATGCCCTGGAACATGGGCTGGTTTGGTTCTATTCTGATGTTTGCCCTCTGGATTGGGCTTTTTGCCGTCGTGTTCTTTCTCGTCAAGAAGTGGATTCAAACATCCCAGAAGGGGAGCCCGGACCTGCCTCACCGCCCCTCCGCCATGGACATTCTCAAAGAACGCTATGCTCGGGGCGAGATCGATAAGGAGGAGTTCGAGGAGAAAAAACGGGTCCTCGAGGACAACAGGTAG